Sequence from the Vanessa tameamea isolate UH-Manoa-2023 chromosome 4, ilVanTame1 primary haplotype, whole genome shotgun sequence genome:
ACAAAAATGGCAATAAATGTAAAGAAatgttaataatcattaaatataacaattcttGTTCACAGGTATGCCATTTACCATCCAACGGTTAGCTATTGTCAAGGTATGTCAGACTTAGCGTCTCCGCTTCTGGTAACGATGGGTGACGAAGCTCACGCCTATATCTGTCTTTGTGCACTTATGACAAGATTGTATCCAAACTTCCTACTAGATGGCGAAGCGATGACTCTTAAATTCACTCATTTGACCGAATCTCTTCAAGTATATGATCCAGATTTTTACAATTATCTAAAATCACAACAAGCGGACGACCTTCTTTTCTGCTACAGATGGTTGCTATTAGAAATGAAACGGGAATTCGCTTTTGATGACGCTCTCAGAATGTTAGAGGTGTTATGGGCATCTTTGCCGCAAAAAGCACCAGCTGTGGAGTTACCGTTGAAAGAAAAGGACTTCGACTCAAccgttgaaataaatattgatccgCCTCCTCTTAGCCCCTTAGTAAAGGCACCACGAGAGAACGCTTACACCAAAGTATGCGCCATTAGGCGTCAAAGCTCTAGTTTTAGTCTGGCGAATGTCAAAGCGCCTAAACTTGTCACAACGAAACAGACAAACCACAGCCTAGACGAAAATGCAGCGcgaaaaattttaaacaattcgtCTCTTAAACACGCAAAAGAATATCAAAGCTTAGACGATGCCGTACTTCAGTCACAAAAAATACCTAAAGATAGTAGTAATGATAAAATTGATGACAAAGATGTGGATGAGCAAACAGTCGGAAAAGATATTAACAAAATCCCCAAGAAAAGAGAAATGAAAAGTGTTCCTGAGCATGTAAAAGATTTAGAAACACAAGATTCATCGACAATTGCTTGGGCAAGTACGGGAAACTTGTCAAATGGTACAACACATACGGAACTCAAGGAAAAGCCTTTAGGAAGTCAAATACGATTGTTGAGGGATAAAATATCTGTACACAATAACAGGTTCTTTTCTTCCCTGGACACACTTGACGATTCTAATTCAGATAATACAAATAAACCAAaagttaaaatgataaaaaacttaAACGAATTTCTCAATTTTGCAACTGGGAGTAGACCAGTTAAACAAGAAAAGCTTCAAAGAACTCATTCTGCAATAGAACGTACGCGTACAAAAGATAATCCGAAAATAACATTAACTAAAACGTCATATGAAGAAAACGATGCGACGTCACAAAGTTTAAAAACTCAGATTAACAAAATAAGCAAAATGAGTTTTGATACAAATGATGGTAGCAGTCCAGACGATTCACAGGAATATTATCCCATGACGACTTCGATGACGAGAGAACTAAGACTAGAACTCGAACATCTGGATCGACAAGTATTCGGTCCCTCTTACGTTAACCGTTGTAGTATGATATGCGACTCACCATCAGATTCCACGAGTGCTGAGGACAAACCAGCCGAACATGCAActgaaattaaagttaattgtgTTGTAACTGATGCTCTTGAAGTTCAGACAGAAGTTGCAGAATCAATCGACTTTATGAAAAAGTCGCCACTGTTGGAGACTATTAGATCAAATGCGAGGAGTGCCGAAGATATATATTTGTGGGAAAATCCTTTACACAGAAATACTCCAACGACTCGAACCACAGCGAGCTATCCTCAAACTCCCGACGAGCAAGCTGAACTCGATTTTGACGGTGACACGGGGGAAATATTCGAAGAACATTCCggtaaaaaatcaataacacCCATAAGACTATTAAGAAAAAATCATTCATTGGAACCGCAAGACCTGTGTAAACAGAATTCCAACGCGCAATCAAGCGAATCTGATTCATCTGAAAAAGATCCTCCTGAATCAGTAGATACtatcacaattaaaaataaccaacAAGAAGGAGTGAATTTAAAATCACataattttttctcaaatatgtCACATGAATTGGAAAATGCAAAGAAGAATTGCGAGTCCCTGCTCAATGTAAAGCAATCGAATCTGCAAAGTGTGGCGTCCACGATAAACAACTTTCagaaaaaatatgaagtatttaaaccgccttcaaataaaattaccgGTGTACCTTCTACGGGGACAGAAAATAcagttaaaaatagtattagcAGTCTTCCATCGCCATTAATTTTTGGAGGTGGAAATCCATTCTTAATGTATTTATGTCTTACGGTATTGTTACAACACAGAGATTATATTATGAGAAATCGCATGGACTATAACGAGCTAGCCATGCATTTCGATAAAATGGTACGTAAACACAATGTGAACAGGGTATTAAATCAAGCGCGGCAAATGTACGCTCTTTATCTGAAACAACAAGCACACAAGACTGGTgatgttactatttaaaattttccttaGTGTTAAAAAAAGGATCtccaattaattcattttattgctcataaataaaaataattagcttattgtaagttaaaaaggaaataattataatgcattTAATGAAGCGTAACCAAATATACATGCAACAAATGTGTGTAATGACCCTTATGATAGTAAGAAAAGAGGCCTTAAtttaagtgtttaatttgaagATATTAAAAAGTGAGAAATTTCAAATATAGGTATTCTAGTAATGCATTTAATTGACTGCGAATTTATAAGGTTTGATGCCGAGGATACTCTAATAAATCCAATGGATTAGTTATTCAATACATTACAAGGGAAACAATACATTGCGCaatacgtttttaaatttagagcGTATCTTTGTTTCAAGAAACTTACgatcaaattacttttaatcGGTTTTCCAGTAGCTTATTTATTTGTCCTGGCATAAGCGCATTTATCTGAGCATACGAATGCAACAACTTTGTTTTTAAagtgttcatttaaaattgaatcgtGTCAATAAAAGTAGATTTTGTACACAAGTTAGTTCTATACAAAGTCTTGTAATAACCTAAACAGCGTTGTcagatgttttatttaatgacagCCAACTACAACATTTTTTCCTTCCTCGGAATAAAAATTGAAGCAATTAATAATGCCAATAATTCAGAAaagatgaatataattaatattttgtatggttaaacatttaactttttttgacAATAGTGATGAATAATTCCTATGACAAATAAATCGTGGCGAAGGTAGGTATTTTATCTTTACTACAAAGTccattcttaatatatataagccaCTATTCTTTGTAAACCACCTGTAACGAAATTGATGAAATCcctaagtttaatattattttattttttagcgcTGTCTGAACTCAtagaataaatatgaaataaggGAATTCttaaatgtactttttaaaGGTTTGTTTTATCATTCCAATTCCACCATAATTGGGCAGCATTTGTCAATTTTCTCAGTCAATATGTATATCTGGTAACGCTGTAGGTAAATTGAAACGTCGGTTAAATTTCGTTTTAGGAAATACTACAAACCAACCAGTTCTATAAATGCATACTTCTGCACGCCTTTGCCTTTAACGAGTAATATGTAgtaaagattttgtttttaaaaaaaatatcgcgcAAATGTTTTCCCTTTATTGTAATTCCAAAGATTCATCAAGatcatttaactttttttatttttgtttaaatatttcttataatttttttgtcaattgtaaattattttaaatgcattttatgCCCGATgcgattgtttttaatatacgtaAATGCACAATGctccaaatttaaatagatataaagtTACTctgtaaattgtatatttagtattaaagaAAACTTTGATTATATATCTGAATTAACCATTCCATTAAttcttattcaaattaaaataataagataacaATATGGAtgcctttattataatataaaaaaaacattcgacaTTAATTGCTGtgcttaaattaataagtattacgaaagcttattttgaaaaactgtaaataaattattcagagctaaatattagtttttatttataaatggaatCCCTTGTTTTTAATTCAGAAATTTGAACGAAGCATCTCATTTTTTAGCGCCTCACTTTCGCATTTGCACTGTGTGTTGCTAAaataatgaagaatattttattccagTTTGAtgtaagtcagtgtaattacagtcacAAGGGGCATCTcagatcccaaggttgatggctcTTTGGAAATTAAAAGAATGGTTGATGTTTCTTAGAGCTGAAATGTCTATAGGTGGTTGTGACTTACCATTAGGTATTTGCTCGTTCGtttgcccatttgctcgttcgcctatctatctatataataattaaatttttttttagatatctGTACATATCGTTTATAAAGTATtacctttaattataaaataaaaatatctgttttaaAAAGTATCGGTATcgatttttaatgatatcgtCGCATCTTTACGACATTTTTTATTCCACCTGCAACTCGTACCTCCCACTGGTTTTGGTGACTTCGAAACAGTACGAAACACTTAACATGCTGTATCGTTTGGGGTTGATCTTTGGCTTGGTGTTACAAGTCGCAGtatggattaaaaatatattatattatacaattattttttttaaagattaatttcgggacaaaattataaaataattaattgaataaaaatatacattatttttatcttggcAGTTTAACGTTATATCGTTCGTTAGAGTAAAACAACAATTAAGCATTGAAATTAGTCATTACAAATAACTAGGTCATCCTAGTAATAAAAGACCACATCGAATGAATACTTgtcaatttattttcgaaacatTGGAATAAACTAATAACGCATCCTTAACAATATCTTATTTCcttacatttacaatatcaCATTAGCTTTAGATTTCAGCCCTCGAAAGCACAACTAATTTTCTAAGCTattaactgtaatattttttgactaattaaaataaattattgtaaaataatggcTATCTATGTCTATTTCCGCTTGTTGCCGCCGCCGCCTGCGAGGATCATAGCAATCCGCATGAAAATGTTGAGTACATCCAAGTAAACCGAAATAGCCCTGTAAATAAAGTGcaacaactttaaaataaaataaaaacaaacacatgGGTTTGAAAACTGGAATTAGTATTGTAGATATACTCTGTTGATAAAGCTGATTGCAGAGTCCTTGCAATAAGTTTCCACCCAAGTAGGTATCATCATCAGTATCAGGAAAAAGAGTACAGGTTttcagtattaaattatataatagtaattctAATAAGAAGGTACCTAGGTAAATAGTAATTTCATGATGTATTGCATTACAAAAACGAGTGAGTGAAAGAATCCCACATgtatagttttacatttatatgttattGAGTTGTGCATAATAAGTGTGATTCATTGTTTTCAAAACATAGTAAAATTTTGATCATCTGccatatttctattatttactACAATATATACATGTCAGacgtgtatatttatttatgtgacaAATATTCAAGTGCAcagataaattaaagtttagaaTGATTTACTTACGAATTAATTGGGTCATAAGGCTGGAATCCATACATTGGATGCATCTCTGCTCGTTTAATAATTGCCTGTGTATCATACAGCAGGAAACCACCAAACACAATTAAGCCACCATACAAGCTCAGTGAATACAATcctgaaaaaaattgtatcaatattgtaaaaaattctgtgcaattttaaacaataaaacattttgtatttgatGAATTCTAACCTGCTCCAAGTGCAGATGTGGGTGGTAAAAACATGCCAGCAAGTGAAGCGGCGAAAACGGCGCCCAAGCCCATGGCCAGCGGAGCACGCATGTTGAGGAACTCCCCAGATGGAGCACACACTGCAATTGTACTAAGACCTCCGACTACACCAGCTGTATACCTGTTTGAATCAAAAGTTAACATTTTCGTAAATTATGCtctaactcaaaataaaacaaatatttgattcatttaaaagtcgacaagaaaaaaaactagaattttaaattttttttttttttattggtggtAAACTTTGTGGTAGACTTTCTGGGGGGTCAACATCAACaactcatcaattattctataGCCTATTCTACTCTAAGAAGGTTTAACAATCAAACCTAAAGTTGAGGTTTTAACTTTGCCAACATTCAAAACACTATTAATAAAAGGCTATTCAATATTTTGACTAatgatttttacttaattaaatgtcaaagttgttaatTTAGTGACCTATGTGatcattcttaaaataaataattacatagtatgtgcaatgtaattaatttagttatagtTACCAAGCAGCACGCATGAGAATAGGTCCACCAAGGAAGCACATGGGAGCAATAACAGCACCCATGATACCAGTATGCACCATCCATGCTAGCTGTTTAGGTCCAAAACCTGGTTTGTATTCCATACCCCGGACTACCATGCCTGAACCAATCATCAGCCCCATTGTCACGATGATTgactaaaagttaaaataatttaattaatgccaaatttatataatactagctgttacccgcggcttcgctcgcgtagaatatgaatatatttacaaattaacttaaaatattacgtaaatataagacccctttgtataccacattggtgtgtatttcagcccttagggtaaaaTAGCCAttaacgcttaaatgcgaatcaactcatttttaatcagaatcccaaaaataaaatttcgagcttctaacttcaaaataacggacttccagactaacctgtatacgaaatgtgaacacctatttttccctttagacataaaatatcaaaaaacgcttaaatacatttctactcatttttaatcagtatcccaaaaaaaaagttccatgttattgattttaaaaaatgacagacttccataaaaactttcatcccttatttaaccccctcagaggtagaatatcaagaaacccTTAAATgcatatctactaatttttaatcagtagccagggttgaatgtttgtatggaaacaaacgttcaacccctctTTCACCCTTTTTGGGgtataatttccaaaattctctccttagtgggtgtcatgatatgttagtttataagtatacagactaaaatataagttttatgcttctattcctaaaaatgacaatactttcaacaacttacaacctttcatcccccttttcaaccccttacaacactttttacaaataaaaagtagcctgtgtcctttctcaggctctagactatttctgtaccaaatttcatttaaatcggtccaatagttttgacgtgaaagcgagacagacagatagagttactttcgcatttataatattatagtatggaAGTATAGATAGtatggatttataaataaaatttaatgtttaacatTTCTATAGTAACTTACCACCCATCCATTACGAGCAACTAAATTAAGCAAAGCAGGTGTTCTGAAAACAGTGATTGCACTCCCAGCTGTCAGGACAAGGGATCCAGCTATGTATCCATAGGTGGCCTTGATGCGATCCTTAACATATTGTGGCCACAAactattgaagaaaaaaattaagtgaatAGAAAAGTgtcaaaacattgtaaaaaatatacaaaagtttaTTCCTAATTCTTTAGATAAgattatgttgttattattgtaaacatgCATCAatcattttatctattattgtaCAAGCTTAAGAACTCACTGTGCTTCTTGCAATGTCCCAGGTTTGACTCCAGAACCATAATAGCATAGAGCCACAAGTCCAACAGCTGATGCACCTGCCAATGCTCCTTTTCCCAAGCTGAAAGCTGAAATGTAAGCCAGTATTATTGACTTCAGCATTTTAATGATCAaatgttcaattaaatatttatgaacattaCAATACAGACTAGCTTGTATCAATATTGTACAAATAGATTGTAAATGtttcaaatgaatataaaaatactgaattaTATTAGACTCGACACAACTAGCTACTTGTACATACCATTAGGACCTGCTGGGGCCATTAATTTTTGCCAGACAGTGGGCTGTGATTGCGTAGCAACTCTGGAGCGTGGTTCACGTGCATAATTCCTCACAATATAATTCTTGGGAACAAATCTTTGAGGTACTGGAGTTTTGAGTGTTTGTGTAACATTTAAAGCTGACCGAGCGACGCACAATCGAGAAAACATGATGCAACCTAcgaaattattagttattttaaaatccacGCAATCTTGTTctaccttaataataatattgttaaagtaaAGAAATGAGCGTGATGTAacgattttgaaaaaatataaagaatactTACCGGTTTTATTACAAGTTTAGACACAATTTTTAACGGGATAGTATGTAATGGAAATCAATGGTCGAATTAACAAGATATGGGTATGATAGGCAAAAATACACTGCTACGATTGaaagtgtaaatataaataagtaggtatGGTCTTATGTATTCCGCAGTTTGATTAggtttgatttgatatttggtTCACGTTCTAGAAAATTTGATATTGACAAATATGACAATGGGAATGGACAGATTACACAGACTATGGTGTGAAGTCCTTTTATAAATGTGTCATTTTCTCAAgcgtatttctttaaaatatttcattgctaatttatcatataatcactatattttagtatatacagAATTAcgggaaaataataaatatatttttatatcaaaagtaTCAAGACTATAACTTTGCAAAAACCAAACGctaaataacaacatttataaagGTACATGTGAACGTTTGGTGCTAAAAGTCCCTATATTAAATATGAGTATAGTCTATTCCTTTTTTTCCCGCAATAGAAACCTTCATAAAGTCGGATCCCTGAGGGGGGAAACCGAGTTATGTGGaattcctacccactaaaaccactgcaATGGCCGTCCTCGGTAAGGATTAAAGAGATTGCGGGATCGTGTTGATATAACGCATCCGCTTACTCTTCGGGGGCAACGGTGAAATCTCCAGCCCCTGCACTCCTCGACCATCCCGGCTGCTGTCCTCCTCAGGTCTGTCTGAAATAAGAAACGTGAGGCCCCCCTCTTCACGCACACATGGCCCCAGGGTCACGTCCTATCTTTTAAGCCCAGGACGTTTGTGGGACCGTGGGAGGGAGGGCCGAAACGACGACTTCGTCGTCTCCACCctttcccgctcccgctccgctgTGTCCTTCTAGCCCATGACTGTCTCACAGAAGCAGATTACTGCCCTCCATGCCGAGCATCGCCGACATGATTGGTCGTAGGGAGAGTTCTCGTCCAACCTCGCGGACTAGGATCTGCTTCTCCGCGTTCACCGCAGGCCACGCCTCCAGCGTCCGCTGGGTGGAGTCCCGGTCCGCGCCACAGTGGTAAATAATCTATTCGAAAAGAGAAGAAAAGccaaatacacaaaaatatacatcgaattgacgtgatatcattagtcgagcttgaataatctatgatatttagtatggatttgcgaaaaagtGGCGTTTAAAACGTCGACGAAAATggttattttaacttaaactttggaagtaaaattaaagtggatataagtagtttagtaaatcattgttgtattataaacaaagatatatgtATTAGTCAAGAACTgttaatagtgcacaatatagcagagctattagcaaatcgagTAATACCTAAAACTAAGGTTTGtgtatctttattccttcttcgatcggaatagactatatgttttttttctcttGTAAAGGtcctaatatataattatttttatcgttgaaTAAAATAAGGGTGCTTACTGCTTTcagttataaaatgtatagcaACATGTACAAGTTCAAgttctgttttaattatatttcaaattcatttggaaataatttcgtaatttttagcATTATGTAACGTggcatattttttgtatttgaagtttgcttgtaatttaaatatttttttaataataattgcaaaatatacaatatgttcttcgagtttatttatttactttttttataaatataatttttcctgtataaaatattctttattaattataacaataataacatagttattagatcttatatatatatatatatatatatattgtgttacCTCATACTTTAAACTTTGaggtacttattttttaaattttatttattcttactaTGTAATATTGCCTTTATCATGTTTGACCTTGTACGACATTGCCATACGTCATTTatgcaaaaaatttaaaattgggtTATAATGTTGCTAGGACAATGAAAAGTACCACAATTGAGGATCTGaacatcaaagtttttttttaaagtgaacgAGAAGTGAATTGAGGTTATTAATTTTGAGGTAAAACTTTTACtctaactaaaatttaattatttaataatgaatttgatTAACTTAAGAAAATcttaggtatttaattattttttatgtatattgtattaatatgagAATGTAAGgataggttttatatataaataaaatataaaaagcctTATATTT
This genomic interval carries:
- the LOC113403951 gene encoding ecotropic viral integration site 5 protein homolog; this encodes MFGYSKEAVRVKVKKCEGKLQPELRKFSVDPQITSLEVLQSILVKAFDVKSDFTLSYRTVDDYGQEVYLPLLSDWDLDAAFLKAHNIALTQRSEPCVQLKVDMKPFAEASEDWEPPTISSAPVTQNCKEQPTVYQATQVEKQESQTGFQGLIMNQVEKTFNMVSRALNLYDDPNTPPRPPLSDIEFRAFLDAVGQINNTTKLREVIYCGGIEPSLRKVVWKHILNVYPDGMTGKERMDYIKRKANEYYALRTQWKDCIQKGKVDADLAYVTSMVRKDVLRTDRHHNFYAGSDDNQNIASLFNILTTYAIYHPTVSYCQGMSDLASPLLVTMGDEAHAYICLCALMTRLYPNFLLDGEAMTLKFTHLTESLQVYDPDFYNYLKSQQADDLLFCYRWLLLEMKREFAFDDALRMLEVLWASLPQKAPAVELPLKEKDFDSTVEINIDPPPLSPLVKAPRENAYTKVCAIRRQSSSFSLANVKAPKLVTTKQTNHSLDENAARKILNNSSLKHAKEYQSLDDAVLQSQKIPKDSSNDKIDDKDVDEQTVGKDINKIPKKREMKSVPEHVKDLETQDSSTIAWASTGNLSNGTTHTELKEKPLGSQIRLLRDKISVHNNRFFSSLDTLDDSNSDNTNKPKVKMIKNLNEFLNFATGSRPVKQEKLQRTHSAIERTRTKDNPKITLTKTSYEENDATSQSLKTQINKISKMSFDTNDGSSPDDSQEYYPMTTSMTRELRLELEHLDRQVFGPSYVNRCSMICDSPSDSTSAEDKPAEHATEIKVNCVVTDALEVQTEVAESIDFMKKSPLLETIRSNARSAEDIYLWENPLHRNTPTTRTTASYPQTPDEQAELDFDGDTGEIFEEHSGKKSITPIRLLRKNHSLEPQDLCKQNSNAQSSESDSSEKDPPESVDTITIKNNQQEGVNLKSHNFFSNMSHELENAKKNCESLLNVKQSNLQSVASTINNFQKKYEVFKPPSNKITGVPSTGTENTVKNSISSLPSPLIFGGGNPFLMYLCLTVLLQHRDYIMRNRMDYNELAMHFDKMVRKHNVNRVLNQARQMYALYLKQQAHKTGDVTI
- the LOC113403953 gene encoding growth hormone-inducible transmembrane protein-like, translated to MFSRLCVARSALNVTQTLKTPVPQRFVPKNYIVRNYAREPRSRVATQSQPTVWQKLMAPAGPNAFSLGKGALAGASAVGLVALCYYGSGVKPGTLQEAHLWPQYVKDRIKATYGYIAGSLVLTAGSAITVFRTPALLNLVARNGWVSIIVTMGLMIGSGMVVRGMEYKPGFGPKQLAWMVHTGIMGAVIAPMCFLGGPILMRAAWYTAGVVGGLSTIAVCAPSGEFLNMRAPLAMGLGAVFAASLAGMFLPPTSALGAGLYSLSLYGGLIVFGGFLLYDTQAIIKRAEMHPMYGFQPYDPINSAISVYLDVLNIFMRIAMILAGGGGNKRK